In Chanodichthys erythropterus isolate Z2021 chromosome 11, ASM2448905v1, whole genome shotgun sequence, a single window of DNA contains:
- the rbm14b gene encoding RNA-binding protein 14b isoform X1 has translation MDKGHTVKLFVGNLALDTTQEELSAIFESYGQVVSCSVLRQFAFVHLQGEGAAERAIRELNGREFKGRNLVVEESRGRPLHSTKVFVGNLSSMCTTEDLQELFQTFGKVLECDKVKGYAFVHMENKEDALQAIEALHGTSFKGRPLSVELSKVQPSKQAPTGKIPCVSCGKQGHYAGECPAGKPTLEQYQSQAAVLAAAAAAAAGLPLQVQQSVHNSVYNTSTFDPTYAALTGLTAAGARAEGGTAVAPAVYGALASQVYGTVANQLYSGTVASQALNNSAAAAAAQMYGSVNPALYGQMTSGAVAAAAAAAAAYGPQVYTPAVANPVFLAAAPSMEVPAGTAVNPAYTVAPALYSATPAYGALGAADTAAFFEAARAHYFAQGQQVLAEQQQASSKSGERDRSPLRRSAPLLPDPVMKPFMYQRAKRRALLPTPAGREEAAAQEDDPIARYYAEYYQQYQQLQQYPQYQYAYPPPNHLAAMSALQTLPGVPTQQVATLDSLRPVLPAAPVPAAAAIAMATPRVVYAFHWLTQQERSDLDPHAHTYASLTPQMGETLVMTYNPTLPSLSTHPES, from the exons ATGGATAAGGGCCACACGGTTAAGCTTTTCGTGGGGAATCTGGCCCTGGATACCACACAAGAAGAACTGTCAGCCATCTTTGAGTCGTACGGCCAGGTTGTTAGCTGTAGCGTTTTGAGGCAGTTTGCCTTCGTACACCTGCAAGGAGAGGGCGCTGCTGAACGTGCCATCCGGGAGCTCAATGGCCGAGAGTTTAAAGGTCGTAACCTCGTGGTCGAAGAGTCCCGAGGACGCCCACTCCACTCAACGAAGGTGTTTGTGGGTAATCTGAGTAGTATGTGCACCACAGAAGACCTCCAGGAGCTGTTTCAGACCTTTGGGAAAGTTTTGGAGTGTGATAAGGTGAAAG GTTATGCTTTTGTACACATGGAGAACAAGGAGGATGCGCTGCAGGCTATTGAGGCGTTGCATGGGACTTCTTTCAAAGGACGACCACTATCCGTGGAGCTGTCCAAAGTTCAGCCAAGTAAGCAGGCTCCAACTGGGAAAATCCCATGTGTGAGCTGCGGAAAACAGGGTCACTATGCAGGTGAATGCCCAGCTGGTAAGCCCACCCTGGAGCAGTACCAGAGCCAAGCAGCCGTGTTAGCCGCAGCCGCTGCTGCAGCTGCTGGCCTTCCGCTGCAGGTTCAACAGAGTGTCCACAATTCCGTATACAACACCTCAACTTTTGACCCCACTTATGCTGCTTTGACTGGTCTTACAGCGGCTGGTGCAAGGGCGGAAGGTGGAACAGCGGTGGCACCAGCGGTCTATGGAGCACTAGCTAGTCAAGTGTATGGAACAGTGGCCAATCAGCTCTACAGTGGGACAGTTGCAAGTCAGGCACTGAACAACAGTGCTGCTGCAGCTGCCGCACAAATGTATGGCTCTGTTAACCCAGCTCTCTATGGGCAGATGACAAGTGGCGCAGTCGCAGCCGCTGCAGCTGCCGCTGCTGCATATGGTCCACAGGTTTACACGCCCGCTGTAGCAAATCCAGTGTTCCTAGCTGCAGCGCCGAGCATGGAGGTACCAGCAGGTACTGCTGTTAACCCAGCTTATACTGTAGCACCGGCTCTCTACAGTGCTACCCCAGCTTACGGGGCTCTAGGGGCAGCTGACACAGCAGCTTTCTTTGAGGCAGCAAGGGCGCACTACTTTGCACAAGGACAGCAAGTGCTAGCTGAACAGCAACAGGCTAGCTCAAAGTCTGGAGAGAGGGACCGGAGTCCACTAAGAAGATCTGCCCCACTACTGCCAGACCCTGTTATGAAACCATTTATGTACCAGAGGGCTAAGCGCAGAGCCTTGTTGCCCACACCTGCAGGTCGAGAGGAAGCCGCTGCACAGGAGGACGACCCTATAGCCAG ATATTACGCGGAATACTACCAGCAGTACCAGCAGCTGCAGCAATATCCACAGTACCAGTATGCGTACCCACCTCCCAACCACCTTGCAGCGATGTCCGCACTGCAGACTCTGCCTGGTGTCCCTACTCAGCAGGTGGCAACGCTCGACTCCCTCAGGCCAGTGCTGCCCGCCGCCCCCGTGCCTGCCGCTGCTGCCATCGCCATGGCAACACCTCGCGT TGTGTATGCTTTCCATTGGTTGACACAACAGGAGAGAAGCGACCTCGATCCTCACGCACATACATACGCATCCCTTACACCTCAGATGGGAGAAACTTTAGTGATGACCTATAACCCCACCCTTCCATCCCTGTCCACCCATCCTGAAAGCTGA
- the LOC137030607 gene encoding copper chaperone for superoxide dismutase-like → MDTNRTAKIEFAVQMSCDSCVNAVKAVLEKEPGVKSVHINLAKEEVLVETALTSLQVQSLIESTGRRAVLKGMGSSESDLGAAVAMVSGAGLVQGVVRFLQLSQERCLIDGTIDGLAPGAHGLHVHELGDLTQDCMSCGDHFNPFRKQHGAPQDSERHVGDLGNITAGPDGRASFRLEDSQIKVWDVIGRSLVVDSGEDDLGRGSHELSKITGNSGERLACGIIARSAGLFQNPKQICACDGVTLWEERDRPIAGRGRKVTDAPAANL, encoded by the exons ATGGACACAAACAGAACAGCGAAG ATTGAGTTTGCGGTGCAGATGTCATGTGACAGCTGTGTTAATGCTGTAAAGGCCGTCTTGGAGAAAGAACCAG gaGTGAAATCAGTGCACATAAACCTGGCTAAGGAGGAAGTTCTGGTTGAAACGGCGCTCACCTCACTACAGGTCCAGAGTCTCATTGAAAGCACAGGCAGACGGGCGGTGCTGAAAGGAATGGGCAGCTCAGAATCAG ACCTGGGCGCTGCCGTGGCGATGGTCAGTGGGGCGGGGCTAGTGCAGGGCGTGGTCCGATTCCTGCAGCTGTCACAGGAACGCTGTTTGATTGACGGAACGATTGACGGGCTGGCGCCTGGAGCACACGGCCTGCATGTGCATGAATTGGGCGATCTCACACAGGATTGCATGAG CTGTGGAGATCACTTCAATCCATTCAGGAAGCAGCATGGAGCTCCTCAGGACTCCGAGAGG CATGTTGGTGATCTGGGAAATATTACGGCTGGCCCTGATGGCAGAGCTTCATTCCGGCTAGAAGACTCTCAGATAAAG GTGTGGGATGTGATTGGTCGATCTCTGGTGGTGGATTCTGGGGAGGATGATTTGGGCCGTGGCAGTCACGAGCTGTCCAAAATAACAGGAAACTCAGGAGAGAG GCTGGCATGTGGAATCATTGCACGATCGGCCGGTTTGTTTCAGAACCCCAAACAGATTTGTGCCTGTGATGGTGTGACTCTGTGGGAGGAGAGAGATCGGCCCATCGCTGGGAGAGGACGGAAAGTCACTGATGCACCGGCAGCTAATCTGTAA
- the rbm14b gene encoding RNA-binding protein 14b isoform X2: MDKGHTVKLFVGNLALDTTQEELSAIFESYGQVVSCSVLRQFAFVHLQGEGAAERAIRELNGREFKGRNLVVEESRGRPLHSTKVFVGNLSSMCTTEDLQELFQTFGKVLECDKVKGYAFVHMENKEDALQAIEALHGTSFKGRPLSVELSKVQPSKQAPTGKIPCVSCGKQGHYAGECPAGKPTLEQYQSQAAVLAAAAAAAAGLPLQVQQSVHNSVYNTSTFDPTYAALTGLTAAGARAEGGTAVAPAVYGALASQVYGTVANQLYSGTVASQALNNSAAAAAAQMYGSVNPALYGQMTSGAVAAAAAAAAAYGPQVYTPAVANPVFLAAAPSMEVPAGTAVNPAYTVAPALYSATPAYGALGAADTAAFFEAARAHYFAQGQQVLAEQQQASSKSGERDRSPLRRSAPLLPDPVMKPFMYQRAKRRALLPTPAGREEAAAQEDDPIARYYAEYYQQYQQLQQYPQYQYAYPPPNHLAAMSALQTLPGVPTQQVATLDSLRPVLPAAPVPAAAAIAMATPRVLV; this comes from the exons ATGGATAAGGGCCACACGGTTAAGCTTTTCGTGGGGAATCTGGCCCTGGATACCACACAAGAAGAACTGTCAGCCATCTTTGAGTCGTACGGCCAGGTTGTTAGCTGTAGCGTTTTGAGGCAGTTTGCCTTCGTACACCTGCAAGGAGAGGGCGCTGCTGAACGTGCCATCCGGGAGCTCAATGGCCGAGAGTTTAAAGGTCGTAACCTCGTGGTCGAAGAGTCCCGAGGACGCCCACTCCACTCAACGAAGGTGTTTGTGGGTAATCTGAGTAGTATGTGCACCACAGAAGACCTCCAGGAGCTGTTTCAGACCTTTGGGAAAGTTTTGGAGTGTGATAAGGTGAAAG GTTATGCTTTTGTACACATGGAGAACAAGGAGGATGCGCTGCAGGCTATTGAGGCGTTGCATGGGACTTCTTTCAAAGGACGACCACTATCCGTGGAGCTGTCCAAAGTTCAGCCAAGTAAGCAGGCTCCAACTGGGAAAATCCCATGTGTGAGCTGCGGAAAACAGGGTCACTATGCAGGTGAATGCCCAGCTGGTAAGCCCACCCTGGAGCAGTACCAGAGCCAAGCAGCCGTGTTAGCCGCAGCCGCTGCTGCAGCTGCTGGCCTTCCGCTGCAGGTTCAACAGAGTGTCCACAATTCCGTATACAACACCTCAACTTTTGACCCCACTTATGCTGCTTTGACTGGTCTTACAGCGGCTGGTGCAAGGGCGGAAGGTGGAACAGCGGTGGCACCAGCGGTCTATGGAGCACTAGCTAGTCAAGTGTATGGAACAGTGGCCAATCAGCTCTACAGTGGGACAGTTGCAAGTCAGGCACTGAACAACAGTGCTGCTGCAGCTGCCGCACAAATGTATGGCTCTGTTAACCCAGCTCTCTATGGGCAGATGACAAGTGGCGCAGTCGCAGCCGCTGCAGCTGCCGCTGCTGCATATGGTCCACAGGTTTACACGCCCGCTGTAGCAAATCCAGTGTTCCTAGCTGCAGCGCCGAGCATGGAGGTACCAGCAGGTACTGCTGTTAACCCAGCTTATACTGTAGCACCGGCTCTCTACAGTGCTACCCCAGCTTACGGGGCTCTAGGGGCAGCTGACACAGCAGCTTTCTTTGAGGCAGCAAGGGCGCACTACTTTGCACAAGGACAGCAAGTGCTAGCTGAACAGCAACAGGCTAGCTCAAAGTCTGGAGAGAGGGACCGGAGTCCACTAAGAAGATCTGCCCCACTACTGCCAGACCCTGTTATGAAACCATTTATGTACCAGAGGGCTAAGCGCAGAGCCTTGTTGCCCACACCTGCAGGTCGAGAGGAAGCCGCTGCACAGGAGGACGACCCTATAGCCAG ATATTACGCGGAATACTACCAGCAGTACCAGCAGCTGCAGCAATATCCACAGTACCAGTATGCGTACCCACCTCCCAACCACCTTGCAGCGATGTCCGCACTGCAGACTCTGCCTGGTGTCCCTACTCAGCAGGTGGCAACGCTCGACTCCCTCAGGCCAGTGCTGCCCGCCGCCCCCGTGCCTGCCGCTGCTGCCATCGCCATGGCAACACCTCGCGT ACTCGTATGA